A portion of the Haemorhous mexicanus isolate bHaeMex1 chromosome 3, bHaeMex1.pri, whole genome shotgun sequence genome contains these proteins:
- the IYD gene encoding iodotyrosine deiodinase 1 isoform X2: MALFSSLTPVFIAIICVLIGVIMKKMNGEKEKCDTKSERPSHPWVDEDLKDGTDHPLEEEEGEEEWQGLEENVAHVPFTGTSPSGAHTEPWTFVVVQDPYLKHKIREIVEEEEEINYKKRMGERWVNDLKRLRTNWIKEYLDTAPYLILIFKQVYGRLPNGKKKTHYYNEISVSIACGILLAALQNAGLYTVTSTPLNCGPQLRALLQRPANEKLLLLLPVGYPKKDATVPELTRKPLEDIMVVM; encoded by the exons ATGGCACTCTTTTCTTCCCTCACACCAGTATTTATAGCCATTATATGTGTTTTGATTGGGGTAATAATGAAGAAGATGaatggagagaaggaaaaatgtgaCACTAAAAGCGAGCGTCCATCTCACCCATGGGTGGATGAAGATTTAAAAGATGGCACTGACCATCCCTTAGAAGAAGAAG AGGGTGAGGAAGAGTGGCAAGGACTTGAAGAAAATGTTGCCCATGTCCCCTTCACTG GTACTTCACCCAGTGGAGCACACACTGAGCCCTGGACCTTTGTGGTAGTGCAAGATCCGTATTTAAAACATAAGATTCGTGAAATTgtagaagaggaagaggaaatcaACTACAAAAAAAGGATGGGAGAAAGATGGGTTAATGACCTGAAAAGATTGAG AACAAATTGGATCAAAGAGTACTTGGACACTGCTCCGTATCTGATCCTCATTTTCAAGCAGGTATATGGGCGGCTTCCAAATGGCAAAAAGAAGACCCACTACTACAATGAAATCAGTGTTTCCATTGCCTGTGGTATCCTGCTTGCTGCACTGCAG aACGCGGGTCTGTACACAGTGACCTCCACACCGCTGAACTGCGGCCCCCAGCTCCGGGCGCTGCTCCAGCGGCCAGCGAACGAGAAGCTCCTGTTGCTGCTCCCTGTTGGCTATCCCAAGAAGGACGCCACTGTGCCTGAGCTGACTCGGAAGCCTCTGGAAGACATCATGGTGGTGATGTGA
- the IYD gene encoding iodotyrosine deiodinase 1 isoform X3 — MALFSSLTPVFIAIICVLIGVIMKKMNGEKEKCDTKSERPSHPWVDEDLKDGTDHPLEEEGTSPSGAHTEPWTFVVVQDPYLKHKIREIVEEEEEINYKKRMGERWVNDLKRLRTNWIKEYLDTAPYLILIFKQVYGRLPNGKKKTHYYNEISVSIACGILLAALQNAGLYTVTSTPLNCGPQLRALLQRPANEKLLLLLPVGYPKKDATVPELTRKPLEDIMVVM, encoded by the exons ATGGCACTCTTTTCTTCCCTCACACCAGTATTTATAGCCATTATATGTGTTTTGATTGGGGTAATAATGAAGAAGATGaatggagagaaggaaaaatgtgaCACTAAAAGCGAGCGTCCATCTCACCCATGGGTGGATGAAGATTTAAAAGATGGCACTGACCATCCCTTAGAAGAAGAAG GTACTTCACCCAGTGGAGCACACACTGAGCCCTGGACCTTTGTGGTAGTGCAAGATCCGTATTTAAAACATAAGATTCGTGAAATTgtagaagaggaagaggaaatcaACTACAAAAAAAGGATGGGAGAAAGATGGGTTAATGACCTGAAAAGATTGAG AACAAATTGGATCAAAGAGTACTTGGACACTGCTCCGTATCTGATCCTCATTTTCAAGCAGGTATATGGGCGGCTTCCAAATGGCAAAAAGAAGACCCACTACTACAATGAAATCAGTGTTTCCATTGCCTGTGGTATCCTGCTTGCTGCACTGCAG aACGCGGGTCTGTACACAGTGACCTCCACACCGCTGAACTGCGGCCCCCAGCTCCGGGCGCTGCTCCAGCGGCCAGCGAACGAGAAGCTCCTGTTGCTGCTCCCTGTTGGCTATCCCAAGAAGGACGCCACTGTGCCTGAGCTGACTCGGAAGCCTCTGGAAGACATCATGGTGGTGATGTGA
- the IYD gene encoding iodotyrosine deiodinase 1 isoform X1 yields the protein MALFSSLTPVFIAIICVLIGVIMKKMNGEKEKCDTKSERPSHPWVDEDLKDGTDHPLEEEEGEEEWQGLEENVAHVPFTGERYSEAEMIKRSQTFYELLNKRRSVRFLSDEPVPREVIDNVIRTAGTSPSGAHTEPWTFVVVQDPYLKHKIREIVEEEEEINYKKRMGERWVNDLKRLRTNWIKEYLDTAPYLILIFKQVYGRLPNGKKKTHYYNEISVSIACGILLAALQNAGLYTVTSTPLNCGPQLRALLQRPANEKLLLLLPVGYPKKDATVPELTRKPLEDIMVVM from the exons ATGGCACTCTTTTCTTCCCTCACACCAGTATTTATAGCCATTATATGTGTTTTGATTGGGGTAATAATGAAGAAGATGaatggagagaaggaaaaatgtgaCACTAAAAGCGAGCGTCCATCTCACCCATGGGTGGATGAAGATTTAAAAGATGGCACTGACCATCCCTTAGAAGAAGAAG AGGGTGAGGAAGAGTGGCAAGGACTTGAAGAAAATGTTGCCCATGTCCCCTTCACTGGTGAGCGCTACTCTGAGGCTGAAATGATTAAGAGGTCACAGACATTCTATGAGCTTCTAAATAAGAGGCGATCTGTCAGGTTTCTCAGTGATGAGCCAGTCCCCAGGGAGGTTATTGATAATGTCATCAGAACAGCAG GTACTTCACCCAGTGGAGCACACACTGAGCCCTGGACCTTTGTGGTAGTGCAAGATCCGTATTTAAAACATAAGATTCGTGAAATTgtagaagaggaagaggaaatcaACTACAAAAAAAGGATGGGAGAAAGATGGGTTAATGACCTGAAAAGATTGAG AACAAATTGGATCAAAGAGTACTTGGACACTGCTCCGTATCTGATCCTCATTTTCAAGCAGGTATATGGGCGGCTTCCAAATGGCAAAAAGAAGACCCACTACTACAATGAAATCAGTGTTTCCATTGCCTGTGGTATCCTGCTTGCTGCACTGCAG aACGCGGGTCTGTACACAGTGACCTCCACACCGCTGAACTGCGGCCCCCAGCTCCGGGCGCTGCTCCAGCGGCCAGCGAACGAGAAGCTCCTGTTGCTGCTCCCTGTTGGCTATCCCAAGAAGGACGCCACTGTGCCTGAGCTGACTCGGAAGCCTCTGGAAGACATCATGGTGGTGATGTGA